Part of the Thermomicrobiales bacterium genome is shown below.
CTGTCCCCCAGACGGGACCCAATCCGAATGCGACTGGCACAGCACTTTCGAGATCGGCGGCCACTTCGGTCGAAGCTCCGGTTTCCAGGTGCGTGACCCAGAAGTCACGCGCCCCGGAGTCGAGTCCCACTGCTTGCAGCAGATACTGTCCATCCGGTGAAAACGTAGCGATCCAGGTGCCCTCGAAGAGATCTGTCTCAGCCGGTGGCTGCGGCACGGCGCTCAGCGCGCCTGTGTTTGCATCGACGAGGCGTAGCGGAGAACGTTGCAGCACCACGAAGCCACTGGTCGCGCTTGGGTAGTACGCAAGCAAGCGGTCGCCTGCCGGGGAGACTTCGCGCAGTACGAGCGGCCCGAATTCGGCGTCATCCGAGCGTGCGAGGAGAGCGGTTGCTCCGGTTGCCGGATCGTAGGTCCAGATGCCGTTGTCGGGGTGCGACAGGTCCAGATTTGTGACCGAGTAGTAGAACCGCGTTCCGTCCGGCGACCATTGGCCACGATAGTAGAAGACACCAGGAGCCTCGGAAACGGGCGCCAACGTCGCAACCTCACCACCTGTGGCGGAAACCTGCGCGATGACATTGGTCGACACCCCGCCCTCGCCAGATGACGAGCGCGAGAAGGTGATGAACTGCCCGTCCGGAGTCCAGGCGGGCGCCACATCGGCGAAGAACTCCGCATCGCCGGTATCGTCATGCAGATCGATGATCGCGCCGTCGTAGTGATCGTCGGTCAGGTTGGTCAACTCGCCGGTAGCCGCGTCCATCACCCAGAGATCGCCGTCCTTGTAGGTGACGAAGGTCTGCTCGCTGAAGGCAAGCCGCGTGCTATCGGGCGACCAGATGACATCTTCGATGCGGAGCATCGTGTTCAAGACCGAAAGGTCGGCGCAACTGACCTCGGCCATGGTCGCCACGTCGTAGACGCAGAGCGATGTCTGGGGCGGAACGGTCGCCGCGAGATACCGCCCATCCGGGGACATGGCGATCGCGCGTCCTTCTGGCAGTTCTACTTGCCGGACCGCGCCACCAACGGGCGCGCCCGCATCGCCGTTCTCCACGACATGAGACGCGACTGGCGTGGATGTGTCCTCCGGTTGGGCCACATCCAGTCCGACGCCTTCGATAGAAAAGAAGATCGCCCCATCGAGCGCCTGGGCAATGAAGACCGTGCCATCGGCGCCCCAAACTGGTCCAAGCGCGTATTCGACCGGCATCGCATCGGCAATCTCGCCTGTCACTCTGGTCGAAACTCCGCTGGCAAGGTCGGTCACCCAGAATGCGCGCGATGCAGAGGACACCCCGACGGCTTGCAGCAGGTATGCGCCATCGGGGGAAAACGTTGCGAGCCAGGTGCCCTCGAAGACTTCGCTTTCCGGAGCCGGGTCTGGAACCTGGCTCACGTCGCCGGTCACGGGATCGACAAATCGGAGCACCGACTTGCCCCAGTAAGCGGACTGCATCAACGCCATCGGGTAGTAGGCGAGCAATCGGTTGCCTGCCGGGGAGACCTGCATGAGCACAAGGGGACCGAGTTCGGCGTCGTCCGACATGGCCAGCTTGCGGATTTCTCCCGTTGCCCGCTGATAGACCCAGATGCCGGTATCCGTGCTGTCGGGATCGCTGTCGTTGAACGAGTAGTAGAGCTGTTGACCGTCGGGCGACCATTGCCCTTTGAAATACCAGGCTCCGGGGATGTCTGAGATCTCCGCGAGCTCTTCCACGGATCCGCCGCTCGCTGGAACCTGCGCAATGGTGTTGCGGGCCAGACCGGGTCCGGCGTATTCCGTGCGGGAGAAGGTGATGAACTGACTGTCCGGGGTCCAGGCCGGCGCGACATCGAAGAAGAACTGTTCGGAGTTGTCACTGCCGGACTCGAGGATGCGTCCGACGTAGCCATCGTCGGTGAGATTGGTGAGCGATCCGGTTGCCGCATCCATCACCCACAGGTCGCCATCGACGAACAGCCGAAAGGCATGCTCCGAAAAGGCGATGCGCGTGCTATCTGGCGACCAGACGATATCTTCGGTGCGGATCCCGGCGGACAACCCGCTGAGATCTGCGCAGCTCACCTCGGCCATCGTCGCCACGTCATAGACGCAGAGCGCGGTGTCGGGCGGTGTCACCGCGGCCAGGTACTGACCGTTGGGGGACATGGCAGCAGCGCGGCCGTGTGGCAGGGTGACCGTGCGCACTTCGCCGCCAACCGGCGTCTGCGCCAGGACAGATGCATGCCATCCGGCTATTCCCAATAGAGAGACGATGAGTGCAGCGGCAACGAGCACACGCTTCATTCGCAAACCTCTTACGCGCAATCCATTACCGGCCACGTGGCCTTGTCGACACGATAGAGCAGCGGGGGCGCCTGCGCCATCGGATGAATGACACATTTCTCGAGCGGTTGCCGCCCGCTGGCTCTACTGCGAATGACGTAGTGCGGTCGGGATCAGGCTGCCCACGACGGGTTGTGATCAGAGACGAGCTCGCGCAACGAAGCAAGCGATGAGCCGCCTCCCATGTCGATCGTCGTCACGGCCGCGGAGCCGTCGATGAGCCCCATGACCACGACGCCATTCGTGGACCAGGTGGGCGCGAACCGCGGATCGAGCTTCGCGTTCTCGATGTTTTCCATCACCCGCGTAGCGTCACCCGTGACCGGATCGGAGACCCAGAGTTGCCCCGGTCCCTGCACCGGCACGAGCAGGTAGAGGATCGATGCGCCATCGGGCGAGAACGTCCCAACGATGCGCGCTGGCAGTGTGGCCTGATCGGGCGGCGGAAGCTCCAGGAACGTGATCTCCCCGGTAACGGTATCGACCAGCCGGATCAACGGATCGGCGATCTGGGTTCCCACGAAAACCTGTGGATGCCAGACCAGTAGCGATGCTCCTGTGGGAGAGATCTGCAGCAATGCCGGCGCTCCGCCGGTCTGCCCGTCTGCCATGGCGAGCGGCGCGGTCAGCCCGGTCGCCGGATCGTAGGTCCAAACGCCATTGCGTGGATCGTCGGCCGATGCGCTCGAATAGGAGTAGTAGAGCGTCGTGCCGTCCGGGCTCCAGGCGGAACGGTGCACGACCACGCCCGGTTCGGTCTCGGAAACACGCGCCAGCTCCTCGACAGAGCCGCCCGCGGCAGCAATGCGCGCCAGCGTCGTGCCCGTCGATTCGCCATTCACCAGGTTGGTGCGCGCGAAGCTGATGAATTGGCCGTCTGGCGTCCACGCCGGCGAGGCATCGACGGTCACCAGCGCCGGAAGCTCGCCGCCAAGCCCGAAGAGATCGTCGACGAATCCGTCGTCGGTCAGGTTGGTCAGCTCTCCCGTCGCCACGTCCATGAGCCAGAGATCGCTGTCGGTGCCGAGCGTGTATCCCATCTCGGTGAACGCGAGGCGCGTGCCATCCGGCGACCAGATGACGTCCTCCGGGCGGGGGGTAATCGGCGCATTCTCCAACGAGGCGCAACTGACCTCCTGCTGGGTGGCGATCTCGACGATGCAGAGCGACACCCGCTGTTCCAGCACGGCCACCTTGGCGCCGTCCGGCGATCCGCCCAGCACCTGACCGGTTCCCCACGAGAGCGTTGTCAACGGGCTTGCGGTGGGCACCGGTTCGATCGCCAGGCTCGTCAACGCGCCCTGGCCAGAAAGCCCCGCGATCAGGATGGTTCCATCGCTTGCCCAATCGAGGAGGTTGCCTGTCTCGACGCCGATCTCGTCCAGTAGCAGCACGGGTTCTGCCTCGCCTGACGGCGCCAACCAGAGTTGATCGCTCGCGCCCATCGTTGGCAACATGAGGAGCAAACCCGATCCATCGGGCGCGAAGGTCGCGACGCTCATCCCCACGAGCGAGGCTGGCACGCTGTCCGGCAGAACGGGGGTCGTGACCTCCTCAGGATCGAGATCGACCAGCCGAAGGAGCACCGAGTCGACTTCGAAGCGCCCATGCGCTTCGGGGTACCAGGCCAGGACTTGGTCGCCGGCGGGAGAAACCTCGAGCAGTGTGAGCACGCCCAGGCTGGGATCATCCGCAGCGGCGATCGGGAAGATCGAGCCCGATGCCGCGTCGAACGCCCAGATGCCGTTTTCGGATGGATCGCCTTCGCTGGAAGTGATGCGGGTGAAGAGGAACAACGCCCCGTCTGGTGTCCAGGCAGTGTGGGAATAGACCGCTCCCGGTTCCTGGGACGTGACGGACGCGAGCGTCTCCACGGTTCCGCCGTCTGCCGGAACCTGGGCGATCGAAGTGCCAGCCGCGGCGCCATCGGTCCAGGTGGAGCGCGCGAAGGTGATGAACTGGCCATCCGGCGTCCACGCCGGCGAGCCGTCGACGAAGATCGGGCCCGTGAAGCCGGAGCCGCTCGTGTTCAGCAGCGAGCCGGTGTAGCCGTCGTCGGTCAGATTCGTCAGCTCGCCTGTGGCGGCATCGACGATCCAAAGATCGGCGTCTTTCCCCAGCAGCAAGCCAAGTTCCGCGATCGCCAGGCGAGAGCTATCGGGCGACCAGACGATCGCGTCGCTGCCGGGATCGGAATCGAGCAGCTCCAGCGAGGCGCACACCGGTTCG
Proteins encoded:
- a CDS encoding DPP IV N-terminal domain-containing protein, coding for MKRVLVAAALIVSLLGIAGWHASVLAQTPVGGEVRTVTLPHGRAAAMSPNGQYLAAVTPPDTALCVYDVATMAEVSCADLSGLSAGIRTEDIVWSPDSTRIAFSEHAFRLFVDGDLWVMDAATGSLTNLTDDGYVGRILESGSDNSEQFFFDVAPAWTPDSQFITFSRTEYAGPGLARNTIAQVPASGGSVEELAEISDIPGAWYFKGQWSPDGQQLYYSFNDSDPDSTDTGIWVYQRATGEIRKLAMSDDAELGPLVLMQVSPAGNRLLAYYPMALMQSAYWGKSVLRFVDPVTGDVSQVPDPAPESEVFEGTWLATFSPDGAYLLQAVGVSSASRAFWVTDLASGVSTRVTGEIADAMPVEYALGPVWGADGTVFIAQALDGAIFFSIEGVGLDVAQPEDTSTPVASHVVENGDAGAPVGGAVRQVELPEGRAIAMSPDGRYLAATVPPQTSLCVYDVATMAEVSCADLSVLNTMLRIEDVIWSPDSTRLAFSEQTFVTYKDGDLWVMDAATGELTNLTDDHYDGAIIDLHDDTGDAEFFADVAPAWTPDGQFITFSRSSSGEGGVSTNVIAQVSATGGEVATLAPVSEAPGVFYYRGQWSPDGTRFYYSVTNLDLSHPDNGIWTYDPATGATALLARSDDAEFGPLVLREVSPAGDRLLAYYPSATSGFVVLQRSPLRLVDANTGALSAVPQPPAETDLFEGTWIATFSPDGQYLLQAVGLDSGARDFWVTHLETGASTEVAADLESAVPVAFGLGPVWGTDGTVFVAWNVIGAYFFPIDGAGLATTASPVTEQSTQASTVFAPGDTALTTGMTPIFAAPDANATVVHILAPNNTVQILGEPVTNEQGTWYPVLEPETQIIGYVQATQLGQPT